In one Vibrio sp. VB16 genomic region, the following are encoded:
- a CDS encoding NCS2 family permease: MLEKLFKLSENKTNVRTEVIAGVTTFLTMAYIIFVNPAILSETGMDRGAVFVATCLAAAIGCFIMGFVANYPIAQAPGMGLNAFFTYSVVFGMGYTWQVALAAVFVSGLLFILLSIFKIREWIINSIPMSLRTGISAGIGLFLAFIALQGSGIVGDNPATLVSIGSVTSLQAILAAIGFFITIALVHRGFKAAVMIAILIVTVLGIIFGDVQYHGVFSMPPSIAPTFMQLDFSSIFEVGMISVVFAFLFVDLFDTAGTLVGVATKADLIKEDGKIPRLNRALLADSTATSVGALLGTSNTTSYIESVSGVAAGGRTGLTAVVVGILFLLALFFSPLAGMIPAYATSGALFYVAILMMSGLVSIDWRDLTEAAPVVVICLLMPLTYSIADGIALGFISYAAIKGLSGKGREVPVSVWVLAVVFVLKFAFA, encoded by the coding sequence ATGCTGGAAAAGCTGTTTAAACTCAGTGAGAACAAAACCAATGTTCGGACTGAAGTTATCGCAGGTGTGACAACCTTTTTAACCATGGCTTACATCATTTTTGTAAACCCTGCGATTCTGTCTGAAACCGGAATGGATCGTGGAGCTGTTTTTGTTGCTACCTGTCTTGCTGCCGCTATTGGTTGCTTCATTATGGGGTTTGTTGCTAACTATCCAATTGCTCAGGCTCCAGGAATGGGCTTAAATGCATTCTTTACCTATTCGGTTGTTTTTGGAATGGGCTACACATGGCAAGTTGCTCTCGCGGCAGTGTTTGTTTCTGGTCTGTTGTTCATCCTATTAAGTATCTTTAAGATTCGTGAGTGGATAATTAATTCTATCCCAATGTCTTTGAGAACCGGGATCTCTGCTGGTATCGGTCTGTTTCTCGCATTTATTGCCTTGCAAGGATCCGGCATTGTTGGTGATAACCCAGCGACGTTAGTTTCTATCGGTTCAGTGACTTCTCTGCAAGCCATCTTAGCGGCAATAGGCTTCTTCATTACTATCGCCTTGGTACACAGAGGTTTTAAAGCAGCAGTAATGATCGCCATTCTTATTGTAACGGTACTTGGTATTATTTTCGGTGATGTGCAATATCACGGTGTTTTCTCTATGCCACCGAGTATCGCGCCTACTTTTATGCAGCTTGATTTTAGCTCTATATTTGAAGTGGGTATGATCTCCGTAGTGTTTGCCTTCTTATTTGTTGACCTGTTTGATACTGCGGGCACTTTAGTTGGTGTCGCGACAAAAGCTGACCTTATAAAAGAAGATGGTAAAATACCTCGTCTAAACCGTGCTCTACTTGCGGACTCTACAGCAACATCGGTGGGTGCGTTATTGGGAACCTCTAACACAACCTCTTATATTGAAAGTGTTTCTGGTGTTGCGGCCGGGGGTCGTACAGGATTAACTGCAGTTGTCGTTGGCATTTTATTCCTACTTGCATTATTCTTCTCGCCATTAGCAGGTATGATCCCAGCATATGCGACATCAGGCGCTCTATTTTATGTCGCCATTTTGATGATGTCTGGATTGGTATCTATCGATTGGCGTGATCTAACAGAAGCGGCCCCTGTGGTGGTTATCTGTTTGCTTATGCCGCTTACTTACTCTATTGCAGATGGCATTGCACTTGGCTTTATTTCTTATGCAGCCATCAAAGGTTTGAGTGGTAAAGGTCGGGAAGTTCCAGTGAGTGTTTGGGTTCTTGCTGTCGTTTTTGTACTAAAATTTGCTTTCGCTTAA
- the gpt gene encoding xanthine phosphoribosyltransferase has translation MSNKFIITWDNMHMYCRQLAEKQMPAEQWKGILGVSRGGLVPAAILARELGIRYVDTICISSYDHDHQRDMTVVKAPEGDGEGYLIVDDLVDSGDTARKIREMYPKAKFVTVSAKPAGAHLVDEYIVDIAQDTWIEQPWDMEIAYVDPINRK, from the coding sequence ATGAGTAACAAGTTCATCATTACTTGGGACAATATGCATATGTATTGTCGTCAACTCGCTGAGAAGCAGATGCCTGCTGAACAGTGGAAAGGCATTCTCGGTGTAAGCCGCGGTGGTTTGGTTCCTGCGGCGATTTTAGCCCGAGAACTAGGTATTCGATATGTTGATACTATCTGTATCTCTAGCTATGATCATGATCACCAACGTGATATGACGGTTGTTAAAGCGCCAGAAGGTGACGGTGAAGGTTATCTGATCGTGGATGATCTTGTGGATAGCGGAGACACCGCTCGTAAGATTCGTGAGATGTATCCTAAAGCAAAATTCGTAACCGTAAGCGCTAAACCAGCAGGCGCTCACTTAGTTGACGAATATATTGTCGATATTGCTCAAGATACCTGGATTGAACAACCGTGGGATATGGAAATCGCCTACGTTGACCCAATCAACAGAAAATAG